A stretch of Synechococcus sp. MIT S9220 DNA encodes these proteins:
- a CDS encoding universal stress protein, with the protein MFKNLLIADSGKGHVGEMINMLRDLPAFQAARINLLHVVPEQTMAATQQHWESAGSLLAESVERLGLNPQDVNSIIRQGDAKQTVLSVADELNVDLIVMGSRGLGRLRSILANSASQYVFQLSTRPMLLVRDDLYIRHINRVLVTIDGTGVGDDALKLACEMVREIPGGQLTGVHVARQDPTPSRGAASKSDTYLDRAVQRARKLGVELKPLHVTDSDIGKGVCMAAETVNADLVVLASQDRRPLVARGLVDLDKLLGGSVSDYIRVHAPAPVLLVREPEQR; encoded by the coding sequence GTGTTCAAGAACCTTTTGATCGCCGATTCAGGCAAAGGCCATGTCGGTGAAATGATCAACATGCTGCGTGACCTGCCGGCCTTTCAGGCAGCCAGGATCAACCTGCTGCATGTGGTCCCGGAACAGACCATGGCAGCAACGCAACAGCACTGGGAAAGTGCCGGCAGCCTTCTGGCTGAATCCGTGGAGAGACTGGGACTCAATCCACAGGACGTGAATTCAATCATTCGCCAGGGGGACGCCAAGCAGACCGTTCTCAGCGTGGCGGATGAACTGAACGTGGACCTGATCGTGATGGGATCACGAGGTCTTGGCCGGCTCCGGTCGATCCTGGCCAACAGCGCGAGCCAGTACGTCTTTCAACTGTCGACCCGGCCGATGTTGCTAGTCCGAGACGATCTTTATATCCGTCATATCAACCGTGTTCTGGTCACCATCGATGGCACGGGAGTCGGCGACGACGCCCTCAAGCTGGCCTGCGAAATGGTGCGAGAGATTCCAGGAGGACAACTGACCGGCGTTCACGTGGCGCGCCAAGACCCCACACCATCACGAGGAGCAGCCAGCAAAAGCGATACCTACCTCGACCGCGCCGTCCAGAGAGCTCGCAAGCTGGGGGTAGAACTCAAGCCCTTGCACGTGACCGACTCAGACATCGGCAAAGGGGTGTGCATGGCAGCCGAGACGGTCAACGCTGATCTGGTCGTGTTGGCCTCTCAAGACCGTCGTCCTCTGGTGGCGAGAGGACTCGTTGACCTCGACAAACTGCTGGGAGGTTCAGTGAGCGATTACATCCGAGTTCATGCCCCTGCCCCAGTGCTTCTCGTGAGAGAACCGGAACAGCGGTGA
- the prmC gene encoding peptide chain release factor N(5)-glutamine methyltransferase, which produces MESASCSGQELLAWRRRQLLRGGRAVDLDWLLAMEANLSWAELQRLRILPESTASLASTLQDLEKLWAVHLQNHVPLQHLVGRCPWRDLDLQISPAALIPRQETELLIDFALDCLQDPLTAGCASAGRWADLGTGSGALAIALARALPGWDGHAVDLSAAALKLARINLNALTTSRTWQLHQGSWWDPLDRWWGQFDLVVANPPYIPSEVVEVLDPLVRDHEPRQALCGGEDGLDCCRAILERAPEALSPGGWLLLEHHHDQSDQVLGLMRSAGLVLSRACSDLSGVKRFAIARRPL; this is translated from the coding sequence ATGGAGTCCGCCTCGTGCTCAGGACAGGAGTTGCTGGCTTGGCGTCGCCGACAGTTGCTGCGTGGCGGGCGGGCTGTTGATCTCGACTGGCTTCTGGCGATGGAGGCCAACCTGAGCTGGGCTGAATTGCAGCGGCTGCGCATCTTGCCTGAGTCAACCGCTTCTCTGGCCAGCACCCTCCAGGACCTGGAGAAGCTCTGGGCCGTGCATCTTCAAAATCATGTTCCGTTGCAACATCTCGTCGGACGTTGTCCGTGGCGCGATCTTGATCTTCAGATCAGCCCAGCCGCACTGATTCCCCGTCAGGAGACCGAGCTTCTGATTGATTTTGCGCTTGATTGTCTGCAGGATCCACTAACGGCAGGCTGTGCCTCTGCGGGTCGCTGGGCAGATCTCGGCACAGGCAGTGGAGCCCTGGCCATTGCCCTCGCTCGTGCACTGCCGGGTTGGGACGGACATGCTGTGGATCTCAGCGCTGCTGCTCTCAAGTTGGCGCGGATCAACCTCAACGCCTTGACGACGTCTCGGACATGGCAGCTGCATCAAGGGTCTTGGTGGGATCCCCTGGATCGCTGGTGGGGACAGTTTGATCTTGTTGTGGCCAATCCGCCCTATATCCCCTCCGAGGTTGTGGAGGTGCTCGACCCTCTCGTTCGCGACCATGAACCCAGGCAGGCGCTGTGCGGCGGTGAGGATGGTTTGGATTGCTGCAGAGCGATCCTGGAACGGGCTCCTGAGGCGCTCTCTCCAGGCGGATGGCTCCTGCTCGAGCATCATCACGACCAGAGTGATCAGGTGCTTGGCCTGATGAGGTCCGCAGGGCTGGTGTTGTCCAGAGCCTGCTCAGATCTCAGCGGTGTGAAGCGTTTTGCAATCGCTAGACGCCCCCTTTGA
- a CDS encoding thioesterase family protein has protein sequence MVNESVTRHPWRLVKRVLPQHTDHGGVMWHGAYVGWLEEARVEALSVTGYPYEAMASVGLEMPVVQLQIRYREALMLGDEVELISVSSAPQGVRWPWSTRFIKNSVCVAEASVELALVSVHPVRRVLRHPPEAVADAFRALVDGPKEGF, from the coding sequence ATGGTGAATGAGAGCGTTACTAGGCATCCCTGGCGCCTGGTCAAACGAGTGCTGCCACAGCACACAGACCATGGCGGTGTGATGTGGCATGGGGCCTATGTGGGATGGCTTGAGGAGGCTCGGGTGGAGGCGCTATCCGTAACGGGCTATCCCTATGAAGCGATGGCCTCAGTCGGCCTGGAAATGCCCGTTGTTCAGCTACAGATCCGCTATCGGGAAGCGCTGATGCTTGGGGATGAGGTGGAGCTGATCAGTGTCTCCAGTGCTCCCCAGGGTGTTCGCTGGCCCTGGTCGACCCGATTTATCAAAAATAGTGTCTGCGTGGCTGAAGCTTCCGTGGAGCTTGCCCTGGTGAGCGTGCATCCGGTCCGAAGGGTTTTGCGTCATCCGCCCGAAGCAGTGGCGGATGCATTTCGCGCTCTCGTCGACGGACCAAAAGAAGGGTTTTGA
- the minE gene encoding cell division topological specificity factor MinE: protein MTLQDLIDKILRRQPASATTARERLQLVLAHDRSDLSPETLDQMRREIFEVVAKYVDIDLEEGDVSLETEDRVTALVANLPIRRSMATSSQD from the coding sequence ATGACCTTGCAAGACTTGATCGACAAAATCCTGCGCCGTCAGCCCGCCAGTGCAACCACTGCACGTGAACGCTTGCAACTGGTTCTGGCTCACGATCGCAGCGACCTGAGCCCTGAAACGCTGGATCAGATGCGACGCGAAATCTTTGAAGTCGTGGCCAAATACGTGGACATTGATCTCGAGGAAGGCGATGTGAGCCTGGAGACCGAAGATCGCGTCACAGCACTCGTGGCCAATCTGCCGATCCGACGTTCAATGGCGACTAGCTCACAAGATTGA
- a CDS encoding DNA-processing protein DprA, translated as MRQLCSAAAQAPQGFQELWSWPLSKLHKEFAWPASVLSSLERYRASIGLRPCIEVPVDVLLPCDPEWPAGFERLERPPLSIQWRGRRRLLSLLSLQQAVAVVGTRRPSNHGLRMADKLGRALAQAHWPVVSGLAEGIDAAAHRACLQAGGSPVAVLGTPLHRVYPPEHRALQHEVAQAGLLITELRDSECVTRSSFALRNRLLVAVTKAVVVVECPENSGALRSAAMARSLGIPVWVVPGDALRESSQGSNALLQSGALPLINTQTLMDQLGAGPCVSSFRQGDASALQSKKPQTSDPVQTHLLKLVDDDSSFDEMVQALQSNPERVAAELLKLELEGLVVAQPGLRWRSL; from the coding sequence ATGCGCCAGCTCTGTTCTGCCGCCGCTCAGGCCCCTCAAGGTTTTCAGGAGCTCTGGAGTTGGCCTCTCTCGAAATTGCACAAGGAGTTCGCATGGCCGGCGTCGGTGCTGTCTTCGCTCGAGCGTTATCGAGCCAGCATCGGCCTGCGACCTTGCATCGAGGTTCCTGTCGATGTTTTGTTGCCTTGTGATCCTGAGTGGCCCGCTGGCTTTGAGAGGTTGGAGCGCCCACCTTTGTCGATTCAGTGGCGTGGACGTCGACGTCTTTTGTCCTTGCTCTCATTGCAGCAAGCGGTTGCGGTTGTCGGCACGAGAAGGCCTTCTAACCACGGCCTTCGGATGGCGGACAAATTGGGTCGAGCCCTTGCCCAGGCTCATTGGCCTGTGGTCAGCGGTCTGGCTGAGGGCATTGATGCAGCTGCACATCGAGCCTGTCTTCAGGCTGGCGGCAGTCCCGTCGCGGTGCTTGGAACGCCGCTGCATCGTGTTTATCCGCCTGAGCATCGCGCTTTGCAGCACGAGGTCGCGCAGGCTGGCTTGCTGATCACTGAGCTCCGTGATTCCGAGTGCGTCACACGATCCAGTTTTGCTCTGCGCAACCGCTTGCTCGTTGCTGTGACCAAGGCTGTTGTGGTGGTGGAATGTCCAGAAAACAGTGGGGCGCTGCGTTCGGCAGCGATGGCGCGTTCTTTGGGTATCCCGGTCTGGGTTGTTCCAGGCGATGCTCTGCGGGAATCGTCTCAAGGCAGCAATGCGTTGCTGCAGTCGGGGGCGCTGCCGCTGATCAACACGCAGACTTTGATGGATCAACTTGGGGCAGGCCCTTGTGTGTCTTCTTTTAGGCAGGGTGATGCCTCTGCGTTGCAGTCAAAGAAGCCTCAAACTTCCGACCCTGTGCAAACCCATTTACTGAAGCTGGTGGATGACGATTCCAGCTTCGACGAGATGGTGCAAGCACTTCAATCCAATCCTGAACGTGTTGCAGCGGAGCTGCTGAAGCTTGAGTTGGAGGGTTTGGTGGTGGCGCAGCCAGGGCTGCGCTGGCGCTCGCTCTAG
- a CDS encoding response regulator transcription factor codes for MTNFQLTPAEIGVLNLLLQGCSNHAIAEALVLSVRTVESHISSSLRKTGCRSRLQLSLWWMHQVSADQRMCAGRVRSLPA; via the coding sequence ATGACGAACTTTCAGCTCACACCAGCCGAAATTGGCGTGCTCAATCTTTTATTGCAGGGCTGCAGCAACCACGCCATCGCTGAAGCACTGGTTCTGAGTGTGCGAACGGTTGAAAGCCATATCAGCAGTTCCCTCAGAAAGACAGGCTGTCGTTCAAGACTGCAGCTCAGTCTCTGGTGGATGCATCAGGTCAGCGCGGATCAGCGGATGTGCGCCGGTAGAGTTCGATCATTGCCGGCTTAG
- the petB gene encoding cytochrome b6 — protein sequence MANSSPVYDWFQERLEIQDIADDISSKYVPPHVNIFYCLGGITLVCFLIQFATGFAMTFYYKPTVAEAYTSVQYLMTDVSFGWLIRSVHRWSASMMVLMLILHVFRVYLTGGFKRPRELTWVTGVTMAVITVSFGVTGYSLPWDQVGYWAVKIVSGVPAAIPVVGDFMVELLRGGESVGQSTLTRFYSLHTFVMPWLLAVFMLMHFLMIRKQGISGPL from the coding sequence ATGGCGAACTCCTCACCTGTCTACGACTGGTTCCAGGAACGTCTTGAAATTCAGGACATTGCTGATGACATCAGCAGCAAGTACGTGCCTCCACACGTCAACATTTTTTACTGCCTCGGTGGAATCACACTTGTGTGTTTCCTGATTCAGTTCGCGACAGGCTTCGCGATGACCTTCTACTACAAACCCACGGTCGCTGAGGCTTACACATCCGTCCAGTACCTGATGACGGATGTGAGTTTTGGATGGTTGATCCGTTCGGTTCATCGCTGGAGTGCCTCGATGATGGTGCTGATGCTGATTCTCCACGTGTTCCGGGTCTATCTCACTGGCGGTTTCAAGCGCCCCCGTGAACTCACCTGGGTCACCGGCGTCACGATGGCTGTGATCACTGTCTCCTTCGGCGTGACGGGCTATTCCCTTCCTTGGGATCAGGTCGGCTACTGGGCTGTGAAGATCGTTTCAGGTGTTCCTGCTGCCATCCCAGTGGTTGGAGACTTCATGGTTGAACTGCTCCGAGGCGGTGAAAGTGTTGGCCAGTCCACACTGACTCGCTTCTACAGCCTTCACACCTTTGTGATGCCATGGCTTCTGGCGGTGTTCATGCTGATGCACTTCCTGATGATCCGGAAGCAAGGTATTTCTGGTCCCTTGTGA
- a CDS encoding L-threonylcarbamoyladenylate synthase — protein sequence MTNDESPLMSAKELAQHLRGGGAALLPTDTLPALAAAPDHAAQIWTLKQRPQDKPLILMAAQADQLLALTSEDARVDAEPLARRFWPGALTLVLPVEGHLTQRLNPGQATLGMRIPDCDLTRALLAQSGPLATTSANASGAPPTQSAEEAAIAFPDLPLLTPLPWPDPSGLASTVIAWTSPGCWQLLRQGAVMVDVIERSPPCSG from the coding sequence ATGACCAACGATGAGTCCCCATTGATGTCAGCCAAGGAGTTGGCCCAACATCTCAGGGGTGGTGGAGCAGCTCTGCTGCCCACGGATACCTTGCCAGCTCTTGCTGCTGCTCCTGACCATGCGGCTCAGATCTGGACCCTCAAGCAGCGTCCGCAGGACAAACCACTGATCCTGATGGCAGCACAGGCCGACCAGTTACTGGCACTCACCAGTGAAGACGCCAGAGTTGATGCTGAACCGCTGGCCCGTCGCTTCTGGCCAGGCGCACTCACTCTGGTGCTTCCTGTGGAGGGGCATCTGACTCAGCGCCTCAACCCTGGTCAAGCAACTCTGGGCATGCGCATTCCAGATTGTGATCTCACCCGAGCCCTGCTGGCGCAGAGCGGTCCACTGGCCACAACCAGTGCCAATGCTTCCGGAGCTCCGCCAACTCAGAGCGCAGAAGAAGCCGCTATTGCTTTTCCAGATCTGCCGTTGCTGACTCCTTTGCCCTGGCCTGATCCCTCTGGGCTGGCGAGCACCGTGATTGCCTGGACATCACCAGGTTGCTGGCAACTCCTGCGCCAGGGCGCTGTGATGGTTGATGTGATTGAGAGATCTCCCCCATGCTCTGGCTGA
- the minD gene encoding septum site-determining protein MinD, translating into MTNSRTILICSGKGGVGKTTLTANLGIALAGQGARTVVLDADFGLRNLDLLLGLENRIVFTAQEVLAETCRLDQALVKHKQEPNLALLPAGNPRMLEWLKPEDMQTIAGMLSERFDYVLIDCPAGIEDGFKNAVAAAKEAIVITTPEVSAVRDADRVIGLLNTHGVSPVQLVLNRVRPKMMANQEMLAVDDVTDILALPLLGLVLEDEQVIVSTNRGEPLTLNGSASPAAKAYGNIARRLQGEDIPLMDPAKDGRRGIRARVRQLMQTKIF; encoded by the coding sequence GTGACCAATTCGCGAACGATCCTGATCTGCTCGGGAAAGGGCGGCGTCGGCAAGACCACCCTCACTGCCAATCTCGGCATTGCTCTAGCCGGGCAAGGGGCTCGCACCGTGGTTCTCGATGCGGACTTCGGCCTCAGAAATCTCGATCTGTTGCTTGGACTCGAGAATCGAATCGTGTTCACTGCTCAGGAAGTGCTGGCAGAAACCTGCCGCCTTGATCAGGCCTTGGTGAAGCACAAACAGGAGCCGAACCTGGCACTGCTGCCTGCGGGGAATCCACGCATGCTCGAGTGGTTGAAACCTGAAGACATGCAGACCATTGCTGGAATGCTGTCGGAACGTTTCGACTACGTGCTGATCGATTGCCCCGCAGGCATCGAAGACGGCTTCAAGAACGCCGTGGCAGCAGCGAAGGAAGCGATCGTGATCACGACCCCGGAAGTGTCTGCAGTCAGAGACGCGGATCGCGTGATCGGATTGCTCAACACCCATGGGGTTTCACCCGTTCAGCTCGTGCTGAATCGAGTCAGGCCAAAAATGATGGCCAATCAGGAGATGTTGGCGGTCGATGACGTTACCGACATCCTGGCTCTACCGCTGCTTGGCCTGGTTCTTGAAGATGAACAGGTGATTGTCAGCACCAACCGAGGGGAGCCTCTGACACTCAATGGAAGTGCTTCTCCTGCTGCCAAGGCTTACGGGAACATCGCCCGTCGCCTTCAAGGAGAGGACATCCCACTGATGGACCCTGCGAAGGATGGACGACGGGGAATTCGCGCCAGGGTGCGCCAACTGATGCAAACCAAGATTTTCTGA
- the petD gene encoding cytochrome b6-f complex subunit IV: MHILKKPDLNDPKMRAKLAKGMGHNYYGEPAWPNDLLYIFPVVILGTIACIVGLAVLDPAMLGDKADPFATPLEILPEWYLYPVFQILRVVPNKLLGIALQTLVPLGLMLVPFIESFNKFQNPFRRPVAMAVFLFGTATTIYLGIGAAMPIDKSLTLGLF; the protein is encoded by the coding sequence ATGCACATCCTCAAGAAGCCGGATCTGAACGATCCCAAAATGCGCGCCAAGCTCGCTAAGGGCATGGGCCACAACTATTACGGCGAACCTGCCTGGCCGAACGACCTGCTCTACATCTTCCCGGTAGTGATCCTGGGCACCATTGCCTGCATTGTCGGACTTGCCGTCCTGGATCCCGCCATGCTTGGCGACAAGGCGGACCCCTTCGCAACCCCTCTGGAAATCCTTCCTGAGTGGTACTTGTATCCCGTTTTCCAGATCTTGAGGGTTGTTCCCAACAAGCTTCTGGGAATCGCTCTTCAGACCCTTGTTCCTCTCGGTCTGATGTTGGTTCCGTTCATCGAGAGCTTCAACAAGTTCCAGAACCCTTTCCGCCGCCCTGTCGCAATGGCTGTGTTCCTGTTCGGTACAGCAACAACCATCTACCTCGGTATCGGTGCAGCAATGCCCATCGATAAATCTCTGACCCTGGGACTCTTCTGA
- the ctpZ gene encoding carboxyl-terminal processing protease CtpZ, translating to MLPTVNGWPDRLRRLAFGLASAILIVLIASPQALALNDAQQLVVESWRLVNQGYLDPDQFDRIRWKRLRQKALENTIESSEEAYSAIEAMLLPLNDPYTRLLRPADYEVMKASNEGNLSGVGLQLGHRQDSNATVVIAPLEGSPAAEAGIVSGTEVLAVNGEAVEMLGLETIAARLRGAVGTQVVLTLLPPQGEQQEITLERRNIDLRPVRTRRLRSDTHTLGYIRITQFSEGVPEQVRAAIDELSDKSVEGLVLDLRNNSGGLVSAGLEVADAFLDQQPIVETRNRSGIADPIQAGAEVLYSGPMVTLVNEGTASASEILAGALQDDERSLLLGSNTFGKGLIQTLTNLSDGSGLAVTVAGYVTPSGRDIQGEGITPDRILDGPEPLNPGGEGDRWLSDAELVLQSMIDQEASQASPDPMPITDDVEAEPTS from the coding sequence ATGTTGCCGACTGTTAACGGATGGCCAGATCGTCTGCGACGTCTGGCTTTTGGTTTGGCGAGTGCCATTCTCATCGTTCTGATTGCCAGCCCGCAGGCCCTGGCGCTCAACGATGCGCAGCAACTGGTGGTGGAAAGCTGGCGTCTTGTGAACCAGGGTTATCTGGACCCTGACCAGTTCGATCGGATCCGCTGGAAACGCCTTCGCCAGAAGGCTCTTGAAAACACCATTGAAAGCAGCGAAGAGGCTTACAGCGCCATCGAGGCGATGCTGCTGCCGCTCAATGACCCCTACACCCGCCTGCTGAGACCTGCGGACTACGAGGTAATGAAGGCCAGTAACGAGGGGAACCTCAGCGGCGTTGGCCTGCAGCTCGGTCATCGCCAAGACAGCAATGCAACCGTGGTGATTGCTCCACTGGAAGGGTCCCCCGCAGCTGAAGCCGGCATCGTCAGTGGAACTGAAGTCTTGGCCGTGAATGGAGAGGCTGTCGAGATGCTCGGCCTCGAAACGATCGCGGCACGCCTCCGGGGAGCAGTGGGAACCCAGGTGGTGCTCACCCTGCTGCCACCGCAAGGCGAGCAGCAGGAAATCACTTTGGAACGACGCAACATCGATCTGCGGCCGGTGCGGACAAGGCGGCTGCGCAGTGACACCCACACGCTCGGTTACATCCGGATCACACAGTTCAGCGAAGGCGTGCCCGAACAGGTTCGCGCAGCCATCGACGAGCTCTCCGACAAGAGCGTTGAGGGGCTGGTGCTTGATCTACGCAACAACTCAGGGGGGCTGGTCAGCGCAGGGCTTGAGGTTGCCGATGCATTTCTGGATCAGCAGCCGATCGTGGAGACCCGAAATCGCAGCGGCATCGCCGATCCGATCCAGGCAGGAGCTGAAGTGCTTTACAGCGGACCGATGGTGACGCTGGTCAATGAAGGGACAGCAAGTGCCAGCGAAATCCTTGCGGGCGCACTTCAGGACGATGAACGATCACTGCTGCTAGGCAGCAACACCTTCGGCAAAGGCCTGATTCAGACTCTGACCAACCTCAGTGATGGCAGTGGACTCGCCGTGACGGTGGCGGGCTATGTCACTCCCAGCGGGAGGGACATTCAGGGCGAAGGCATCACTCCAGACAGAATTCTTGACGGACCTGAACCACTGAATCCCGGCGGAGAAGGCGATCGCTGGCTAAGCGACGCCGAACTCGTGCTCCAGTCGATGATTGATCAGGAAGCCAGTCAGGCCAGTCCAGATCCCATGCCGATCACGGATGACGTTGAAGCGGAGCCAACGAGCTGA
- the minC gene encoding septum site-determining protein MinC → MTAEPTPQVPYCLRLPAFRSVSWQQWLPAQLPSLPPGDLDLDIGDWSLSCRDLDELLHALDQAGHGVQLLITRCRDTLISAAALGLSVREASNVIPTREGRDDQPNATKTMVDLTVHRGTLRSGDHIETQGHLLIVGDVNPGGSASAEGDVYVWGRLRGRAHAGSKGNSNAKIVALQLRPLQLRIAELVARGPEDRPQPGLAEQACILDGAISIEPASPPFLPQQI, encoded by the coding sequence ATGACCGCTGAACCAACACCTCAGGTTCCTTACTGCCTCAGGCTGCCGGCGTTCCGGTCCGTGTCCTGGCAGCAATGGCTTCCGGCACAGCTGCCATCTCTCCCTCCAGGTGATCTGGATCTAGACATCGGAGACTGGAGCCTGAGCTGTCGCGATCTAGACGAGCTGCTGCATGCTTTAGATCAGGCTGGCCACGGCGTTCAGCTGCTGATCACGCGCTGCCGCGACACGTTGATCAGCGCAGCGGCACTGGGTTTGTCTGTTCGCGAGGCCAGCAATGTCATTCCCACACGTGAAGGCAGGGATGATCAGCCGAACGCGACCAAAACCATGGTTGACCTCACAGTTCATCGGGGAACCTTGCGGTCCGGTGATCACATCGAAACCCAGGGTCACTTGCTGATCGTGGGTGATGTGAATCCAGGGGGGTCAGCGTCCGCCGAGGGGGATGTCTATGTCTGGGGACGTCTACGAGGCCGGGCTCACGCAGGCAGCAAGGGCAACAGCAACGCCAAGATCGTGGCGTTGCAACTGAGGCCACTTCAGCTGCGGATCGCGGAGCTTGTGGCCCGAGGTCCTGAGGATCGGCCCCAGCCTGGTCTGGCCGAGCAGGCTTGCATTCTCGATGGTGCCATCTCCATCGAGCCAGCCAGTCCGCCCTTTTTGCCTCAGCAAATCTGA
- a CDS encoding HD domain-containing protein, producing the protein MGSRTYHDPLHHGISLDADQPAEAMVLALVDSAPFQRLRRIRQLGPAFLTFHGAESSRFTHSLGVFAIARRAMGRLIELDPSLNKQKGVLYAAALLHDLGHAPLSHSGEEMFGTHHEQWSARVIREHPDIQAPLEQFSTGTAASVADLLEHGRAERGVIKALVSSQLDCDRLDYLLRDSYSTGARYGQLDLDRILGAITLAPDGELAIHPKGLMAVEHYLVVRSLMYRSVYNHRLNVVCNWLLDQLIRQARLLGPSRIWADQTMQAWLWQTQELDLHSYLANDDLRTGYHFQRWREEAPEPLADLCDRFLNRRLFKALDVSQMDASTQLELLAKAQTYAAAAGLDPEMCCGLRHHQIRGYHPYRGGLRLWDGQSLQALEQCSPLVNSLAIPAASAWLIHPGEITTELHVAMASIR; encoded by the coding sequence ATGGGCTCCCGCACTTATCACGACCCACTTCATCACGGCATCAGCCTGGACGCCGATCAACCCGCCGAAGCCATGGTGCTCGCGCTGGTGGACTCGGCTCCTTTTCAACGACTGAGGCGTATCCGCCAGCTCGGCCCAGCATTCCTCACGTTTCACGGGGCGGAATCCAGCCGATTCACTCACTCACTGGGTGTCTTTGCCATCGCCCGCCGAGCGATGGGCCGCCTGATTGAGCTCGATCCCTCTCTGAACAAACAAAAGGGTGTGCTTTACGCCGCCGCCCTGCTTCATGACCTTGGCCATGCTCCTCTCAGCCATTCAGGCGAGGAGATGTTTGGCACGCACCACGAACAGTGGTCAGCGCGTGTGATCCGGGAACACCCCGACATTCAGGCCCCCCTCGAACAGTTTTCAACAGGCACAGCTGCCTCGGTGGCCGATCTTCTCGAACATGGTCGTGCAGAACGGGGCGTCATCAAGGCCCTAGTGAGCAGCCAGCTTGACTGCGATCGTCTGGATTACCTCTTGCGCGACAGTTACAGCACAGGGGCCCGATATGGCCAGCTGGATCTTGATCGCATCCTTGGTGCGATCACCCTGGCGCCCGATGGTGAATTAGCCATTCATCCGAAAGGGCTGATGGCGGTGGAGCATTACCTGGTGGTCCGCAGCCTGATGTACCGCAGCGTCTATAACCACCGCCTCAATGTGGTTTGCAATTGGTTGCTAGATCAGTTGATCCGCCAAGCACGACTGCTGGGACCTAGTCGCATCTGGGCTGACCAAACCATGCAGGCTTGGCTGTGGCAGACCCAGGAGCTTGACCTCCACAGTTATCTCGCCAACGACGACCTGCGCACCGGTTATCACTTTCAGCGATGGAGAGAGGAGGCACCGGAGCCGCTTGCCGATCTCTGCGATCGATTCCTCAACCGCCGACTGTTTAAAGCTCTCGATGTCAGCCAGATGGATGCATCAACACAGTTGGAACTGCTGGCTAAAGCGCAGACTTATGCGGCTGCAGCAGGCCTCGACCCTGAAATGTGTTGCGGACTTCGGCACCATCAAATCCGGGGATATCACCCCTATCGAGGTGGATTGCGCCTTTGGGATGGTCAAAGCCTTCAGGCGCTCGAACAGTGCTCGCCACTGGTGAACAGCCTCGCGATTCCCGCGGCATCTGCCTGGTTAATTCACCCGGGAGAGATCACAACCGAACTCCATGTGGCCATGGCCAGCATTCGTTAG